A region from the Cannabis sativa cultivar Pink pepper isolate KNU-18-1 chromosome 9, ASM2916894v1, whole genome shotgun sequence genome encodes:
- the LOC133031401 gene encoding uncharacterized protein LOC133031401 → MSTDLLTNNNGKKNGRGPTQMRDICGNHDGTKMEITCNEFGQPHDKNASKLTNFIGTLVRDGKNAPINYKSWHKVPDKYKDRMWKIIQEKFDIPPLAENWTMRSCGKELKNWKAYLKRTYYSETLSFEEQKKYKDKRVYAGQWEELIKYWATDDAKKISATNKASRGQKKYNHTTGTKSFAQIRAAQKENGGSTPTRAAMFNVCYTKKDKSVTDTTKEVMVQLQEKQELNEDVSKEKGMNDTFSEVMGKEKYGSVRMYGFGVCPSDVWENKSTKKGNQKKYIQTLEAELKELRSQVQANKQNYNANDTSIIPDMALNYNDNATSSQLAKKPCMSHNKESRRQLWFSSSAYDIPIVEVGEMVNLKSVTADPETIAIGLVVSKDSSKEVGGKELGDHYSEVVVQVCINPDEELIRPYGQCKTIGEVVGASIAWPTTFLVSRKSDKQLHDSMM, encoded by the exons ATGTCTACAG ATTTGTTGACAAATAATAATGGTAAAAAGAATGGTAGAGGTCCAACACAAATGCGTGACATTTGTGGTAATCATGATGGTACAAAGATGGAAATCACATGTAATGAATTTGGGCAACCACATGATAAAAACGCAAGTAAGCTTACAAATTTTATTGGGACATTAGTACGAGATGGAAAAAATGCTCCAATTAACTACAAAAGTTGGCATAAGGTACCTGACAAATACAAAGATAGAATGTGGAAAATCATACAG GAAAAATTTGATATTCCTCCTCTGGCAGAAAATTGGACTATGCGGTCTTGTGGTAAGGAACTTAAAAATTGGAAAGCTTATCTTAAGAGAACTTATTATTCAGAAACTTTATCTTTTGAGgagcaaaaaaaatataaggatAAAAGAGTATATGCTGGGCAATGGGaggaattaataaaatattgggcaacaGACGATGCAAag AAAATAAGTGCTACAAACAAAGCTAGTCGTGGTCAAAAGAAATACAACCATACAACTGGCACAAAAAGTTTTGCACAAATTAGAGCAGCACAG AAAGAGAATGGTGGAAGTACACCAACACGTGCTGCTATGTTTAACGTCTGCTATACAAAAAAAGATAAGAGTGTAACTGATACAACGAAAGAAGTAATG GTACAATTACAAGAGAAACAAGAGTTGAATGAAGATGTATCAAAGGAAAAGGGTATGAATGACACTTTCTCTGAAGTAATGGGTAAAGAAAAATACGGATCAGTCCGTATGTACGGTTTTGGTGTTTGCCCATCTGACGTATGGGAAAACAAATCCACCAAGAAAGGAAACCAAAAGAAGTATATACAGACTCTAGAAGCTGAATTGAAAGAATTAAGATCTCAAGTTCAAGCCAACAAGCAAAATTACAATGCAAATGACACATCTATTATACCTGACATG GCTCTTAATTACAATGACAATGCCACTTCTTCACAACTG GCCAAAAAGCCTTGTATGTCACATAACAAGGAATCTCGACGTCAGTTGTGGTTTTCATCTTCAGCATATGATATTCCAATTGTTGag GTTGGTGAAATGGTTAATCTTAAGAGTGTTACTGCTGATCCTGAAACAATTGCTATTGGTCTAGTTGTTAGTAAAGATTCATCAAAAGAAGTTGGAGGAAAAGAGCTCGGAGATCATTATTCTGAAGTTGTTGTTCAAGTTTGTATCAACCCCGACGAGgaattaattagaccatatgGACAATGCAAGACAATTGGTGAAGTTGTTGGAGCATCTATTGCATGGCCAACAACATTTCTG GTTTCACGAAAATCAGATAAACAACTTCATGATTCAATGATGTGA